A section of the Thermotoga caldifontis AZM44c09 genome encodes:
- a CDS encoding diguanylate cyclase, producing the protein MFKVLVADDDKLYRVILEDSLKKWGYNVITAEDGYEALQMLEQPDGPQLAVIDWVMPGLEGPEVCRRVRQQRKMGYIYIILLTGKDAKEDILKGFEAGADDYMVKPFDPEIMRYKLKIGERIIRMENELFQLATTDHLTGLLNRRSFMDRLEAELNRCIRLRRPLGLLIADIDFFKKINDTYGHRVGDEVLKNFAVILKKNLRAYDFAGRYGGEEFIVCLVECDIEESFKVAERLRTAIQSQPMFQTEDEREIFVTASFGVTALGQEPKNIDQLIKEADEALYEAKRSGRNRTVRANH; encoded by the coding sequence ATGTTCAAAGTACTCGTTGCCGATGATGACAAGCTTTACAGAGTTATCCTGGAAGACTCGCTGAAAAAATGGGGATACAACGTGATAACCGCTGAGGATGGCTACGAGGCGCTTCAGATGCTCGAACAACCGGATGGCCCACAACTGGCCGTGATCGACTGGGTGATGCCGGGGCTGGAAGGTCCAGAGGTGTGCAGGCGTGTGAGACAGCAGAGAAAGATGGGATACATCTACATCATCCTGCTCACGGGAAAGGATGCGAAGGAAGACATTCTGAAAGGCTTTGAAGCGGGGGCGGACGACTACATGGTTAAACCTTTCGACCCGGAGATCATGCGCTACAAACTGAAGATAGGCGAGAGAATCATCAGAATGGAGAACGAACTGTTCCAGCTCGCGACTACGGACCACCTCACGGGTCTTTTGAACAGAAGATCCTTCATGGATCGACTCGAGGCAGAGCTGAACAGGTGCATCAGACTCAGGAGACCTCTGGGTTTGTTGATTGCAGACATCGATTTTTTCAAAAAGATCAACGACACCTACGGACACAGAGTGGGTGACGAGGTACTGAAGAACTTTGCAGTGATCCTCAAGAAGAACCTTCGAGCCTACGACTTCGCCGGCAGGTACGGTGGCGAAGAATTCATCGTTTGCCTGGTGGAGTGCGACATCGAAGAATCGTTCAAGGTGGCTGAGCGTCTGCGTACTGCGATCCAGTCGCAACCCATGTTCCAAACCGAAGACGAAAGGGAAATCTTCGTGACGGCGAGTTTTGGAGTCACAGCGCTCGGACAGGAACCCAAGAACATCGATCAATTGATCAAGGAAGCGGACGAAGCTCTGTACGAAGCCAAAAGATCGGGTAGAAACCGCACGGTCAGAGCAAACCACTGA
- a CDS encoding permease, whose product MKLSLLGHFIPLVHGRFTTAVMGSLHMHQKYARLHAPTYLVFAFFITCVIANFVSQGASMEYLKYRAKRLSYVAASLSGTILAVCSLHGPCVS is encoded by the coding sequence TTGAAACTTTCCCTGCTCGGTCATTTCATACCACTCGTGCACGGCAGGTTCACAACCGCCGTGATGGGATCGCTCCACATGCACCAGAAGTATGCGAGGCTCCACGCTCCGACGTATCTTGTCTTTGCGTTCTTCATAACCTGTGTCATAGCCAATTTCGTTTCTCAGGGTGCATCGATGGAGTATTTGAAATATCGTGCGAAGAGGTTGTCTTACGTTGCCGCGTCGCTATCCGGTACGATTTTAGCTGTGTGTTCCTTGCACGGTCCTTGCGTATCATGA
- a CDS encoding CoA transferase subunit B: protein MITDPKIGRTVIAKRVALELKDGDIVNLGIGIPTLVANYIPSNVTVFFQSENGILGMGPAPEPGYEHPNLNNAGGNPVTFLPGAVVFDSAVSFGLIRGGHVDITVLGGLQVDEEGHLANWMIPGKLIPGMGGAMDLVTGAKKVIVAMTHTEKGGTPKIVKKCSLPLTSVRRVDLIVTDMAVIEVTQKGLLLKEVAPETTVEEVLKFTEARLIVPEKVPTMPISL from the coding sequence ATGATCACGGATCCAAAAATAGGTAGGACCGTCATAGCGAAGAGAGTGGCGCTCGAACTGAAAGACGGCGACATCGTCAATTTGGGTATCGGCATTCCCACCCTGGTGGCGAACTACATCCCCTCGAATGTTACGGTCTTCTTCCAATCCGAAAACGGTATCCTCGGCATGGGCCCGGCACCGGAACCAGGCTACGAGCATCCGAATTTGAACAACGCGGGTGGAAATCCGGTGACGTTCCTGCCCGGAGCGGTGGTTTTCGACTCCGCTGTGTCTTTCGGATTGATACGTGGAGGCCATGTGGACATCACCGTGCTCGGAGGACTCCAGGTCGACGAGGAAGGCCACCTCGCAAACTGGATGATCCCGGGCAAGTTGATCCCGGGCATGGGTGGTGCGATGGACCTGGTCACGGGCGCCAAGAAAGTGATCGTCGCGATGACGCACACGGAAAAGGGTGGAACTCCAAAGATCGTCAAAAAGTGCAGTTTGCCCCTCACGTCCGTACGCAGGGTGGATCTGATCGTCACCGATATGGCGGTCATCGAGGTCACACAAAAAGGATTGCTCTTGAAGGAAGTGGCGCCCGAAACGACCGTCGAAGAAGTCCTGAAGTTCACAGAAGCCAGATTGATCGTTCCGGAGAAGGTTCCAACCATGCCGATAAGCCTCTGA
- a CDS encoding CoA transferase subunit A → MKNKLISVEKAIEMIPDGAVLMIGGFLGDGTPELLIDGLIKAGKKDLTVIANDTAFPDRGIGKLIVNRLVKKVIVSHIGTNPETQKQMIEGTLEVELVPQGTLAERVRAGGFGLGGVLTPTGVGTIVENGKQKIVIDGKEYLVETALKADFALIKAKKADFLGNLVFNYTARNFNPLMAFAGNITIVEVEELVPVGGLDPNEIHVPHAVVDYIVRGNAR, encoded by the coding sequence ATGAAAAACAAGCTCATCAGCGTTGAGAAAGCGATCGAGATGATTCCAGACGGCGCCGTGCTGATGATAGGAGGTTTCCTCGGCGACGGTACACCTGAACTGCTCATAGATGGGCTCATAAAGGCTGGAAAAAAGGATCTGACCGTGATCGCCAACGATACGGCATTTCCAGACAGGGGTATCGGCAAGCTCATCGTGAACAGGCTGGTCAAAAAGGTCATAGTTTCGCACATCGGTACCAACCCCGAAACGCAGAAACAGATGATCGAAGGCACCCTCGAAGTTGAACTCGTTCCTCAAGGTACGCTCGCGGAGCGCGTCAGAGCCGGCGGGTTTGGGCTCGGTGGTGTTCTCACTCCCACGGGCGTTGGAACGATCGTTGAGAACGGAAAACAGAAGATCGTCATAGATGGCAAAGAGTACCTCGTTGAGACGGCACTGAAAGCGGACTTCGCACTCATCAAGGCGAAGAAGGCAGACTTTCTGGGCAATCTTGTCTTCAACTACACGGCGCGCAACTTCAACCCACTCATGGCCTTCGCTGGCAACATAACGATCGTTGAAGTCGAGGAACTGGTTCCAGTTGGAGGCCTCGATCCGAACGAGATCCATGTACCGCACGCGGTTGTGGATTACATCGTGAGGGGGAATGCAAGATGA
- a CDS encoding acetyl-CoA C-acetyltransferase: protein MRKVYIVGAKRTAIGTFGGSLKDIPAVQLAVTAAKAAMEQAGVKPEWIDETIVGNILMAGQGMGPGRQVGIYAGIPAEKPGYTVNMLCASGMKAIMIGATDIMLGEAEIVLTAGMENMSMAPYLLPRARFGYRLGNGEIVDHMVYDGLTDVFNMYHMGVTAENLVQKYGISREEQDLFAYKSQMKAKKAIESGRFKDEIVPIVIKEKKGEKVFDTDEHPRFDTTLEALAKLKPAFKPDGTVTAGNASGINDGASAVIIASEDAVKKYGLKPMAEIVSFAQHGVDPAIMGIGPVGAISKALAKARLKLTDIGLIELNEAFAAQSIAVLRDVKREHGVSDDWLEERVNVNGGAIALGHPIGASGNRIVVTLLYEMKKRKVEFGLASLCVGGGMGTAIVIKNVQEG, encoded by the coding sequence ATGCGTAAGGTTTACATTGTCGGTGCAAAGAGAACCGCCATAGGAACGTTTGGAGGCAGTCTCAAAGACATTCCCGCGGTGCAGCTCGCCGTCACGGCCGCGAAGGCTGCGATGGAACAGGCCGGTGTGAAACCTGAATGGATCGATGAAACGATCGTGGGAAACATCCTCATGGCAGGACAGGGTATGGGACCAGGAAGGCAGGTTGGCATCTACGCGGGCATACCAGCAGAAAAACCGGGTTACACCGTGAACATGCTCTGTGCTTCTGGTATGAAGGCCATCATGATCGGCGCGACGGATATCATGCTGGGTGAAGCAGAGATCGTTCTTACCGCAGGTATGGAGAACATGTCCATGGCACCCTATCTGCTTCCCAGAGCGAGGTTTGGCTACAGACTGGGAAACGGTGAGATCGTAGACCACATGGTGTACGATGGACTCACCGATGTCTTCAACATGTACCACATGGGCGTTACCGCTGAGAATCTGGTCCAGAAATACGGAATAAGCAGAGAAGAACAGGATCTTTTTGCCTACAAGAGCCAGATGAAGGCGAAGAAGGCCATCGAGTCTGGAAGGTTCAAAGACGAGATCGTACCGATCGTCATAAAGGAAAAGAAAGGCGAAAAGGTCTTCGACACCGACGAGCATCCCAGGTTCGACACCACGCTTGAGGCACTGGCGAAGTTAAAGCCTGCTTTCAAACCCGATGGCACTGTCACAGCCGGAAACGCTTCTGGAATCAACGATGGTGCTTCCGCCGTGATCATAGCGTCTGAAGATGCCGTCAAGAAGTACGGTCTCAAGCCCATGGCCGAGATCGTTTCCTTCGCTCAGCACGGTGTTGATCCTGCGATCATGGGTATAGGACCTGTAGGTGCGATATCCAAAGCGCTGGCCAAAGCCAGGCTCAAGCTCACAGACATAGGATTGATCGAACTGAACGAAGCTTTCGCGGCCCAGTCCATCGCCGTTCTGAGGGACGTCAAGAGAGAGCACGGTGTGAGTGACGACTGGCTCGAAGAGCGTGTCAACGTCAACGGTGGGGCCATCGCGCTGGGGCATCCAATCGGTGCGAGTGGAAACAGGATCGTCGTGACGCTGCTTTACGAAATGAAGAAGCGCAAGGTTGAGTTCGGTCTTGCCAGTCTGTGCGTAGGTGGTGGCATGGGTACGGCCATTGTCATCAAAAACGTTCAGGAGGGTTGA
- a CDS encoding short-chain fatty acid transporter: MLRVLGNVFSKFAKKYLPDALIFAMILTLLTFILGMVIQKKSPIDMIVYMGDGFWSLLSFAMQMCLVLMTGHILAQTKPMAALLRAIARVADTPFKAVALACVVMIVTSYLNWGFGLIFTSLLAIEIARNMKGKGLHYPLLVASAYSGFLVWHAGLSASAPLLVNTKGHFLEAKIGLIPVSQTIFSPIGYVPVLVLLVTLPFIMGAMHPKKEEVVEVDPAVFAEKKEKPKKNPSEMTPAEKMENSAVLSMIIGIIGLIYIFYYFFVKKGSLDLNILNFIFLMLGILLHGTPRNFIDAAIEAGKTVWAIVVQFPFYAGIMGMMTRSGLAATIANWFASFSTAKTLPLFTYWSAGLINLFIPSGGGQWSVQGPIMVEAAMKIGASVPKVIMGVAWGDAWTNMIQPFWALPLLSVAKLEIRDIMGYCVMALIWSGIVTSVLFLIL, from the coding sequence GTGCTTAGGGTTCTCGGCAACGTGTTCTCGAAATTTGCAAAGAAGTACCTACCGGACGCTCTGATCTTCGCGATGATCCTCACTCTGCTCACCTTCATTCTCGGAATGGTGATCCAGAAGAAAAGTCCCATCGACATGATCGTGTACATGGGTGATGGTTTCTGGAGTTTGCTCTCGTTCGCGATGCAGATGTGTCTCGTTCTGATGACGGGTCACATCCTCGCCCAGACGAAACCCATGGCAGCGCTCCTGAGGGCCATCGCGAGAGTTGCAGATACGCCGTTCAAAGCCGTGGCACTCGCATGCGTAGTGATGATCGTTACGAGCTATCTGAACTGGGGTTTTGGACTCATATTCACCTCTTTGCTCGCCATCGAGATCGCGAGGAACATGAAGGGTAAAGGCCTTCACTATCCGTTGCTGGTCGCATCGGCCTATTCTGGATTCCTCGTCTGGCACGCCGGTCTTTCAGCTTCCGCACCGCTGCTGGTGAACACCAAGGGACACTTCCTGGAAGCCAAGATCGGATTGATTCCAGTCTCCCAGACGATCTTTTCACCCATAGGTTACGTACCGGTGCTCGTCCTGCTCGTGACACTGCCTTTCATCATGGGAGCGATGCACCCGAAGAAAGAAGAAGTGGTAGAGGTCGATCCAGCGGTGTTCGCTGAGAAAAAGGAAAAACCGAAGAAGAATCCTTCCGAGATGACACCCGCTGAGAAAATGGAAAACAGCGCAGTCCTTTCCATGATCATCGGTATCATCGGTTTGATATACATCTTCTACTATTTCTTCGTCAAGAAAGGTTCTCTTGATTTGAACATCCTGAACTTCATCTTCCTCATGCTCGGCATCCTTCTGCACGGAACACCGAGGAACTTCATCGATGCAGCCATCGAGGCCGGTAAGACCGTCTGGGCGATCGTGGTCCAGTTCCCGTTCTATGCCGGCATCATGGGCATGATGACCAGATCGGGTCTTGCAGCGACGATCGCGAACTGGTTCGCGTCCTTCTCCACGGCCAAGACGCTTCCTTTGTTCACCTACTGGAGCGCCGGCTTGATCAACCTGTTCATCCCGTCCGGTGGTGGGCAGTGGTCCGTTCAGGGTCCGATCATGGTCGAAGCGGCCATGAAGATAGGTGCGTCCGTGCCAAAAGTGATCATGGGCGTTGCCTGGGGAGACGCCTGGACGAACATGATCCAGCCCTTCTGGGCGTTACCGTTGCTTTCCGTTGCAAAGCTCGAGATCAGGGACATCATGGGTTACTGCGTCATGGCGTTGATCTGGAGCGGTATTGTAACCAGCGTGCTGTTCCTCATTCTGTAA
- a CDS encoding GntR family transcriptional regulator → MWFRVDFSSHVPVYKQIKEKLKLLLLSGELKPGDFVPSIRTLANDLGVNVNTVARAYRELVAEGVLEPVRGEGYVVKRLNLNELVESTLDRFRSTVEECKRVGIEPERLIILLEEVYGRRDDGSQCERTGEEL, encoded by the coding sequence GTGTGGTTCAGGGTTGATTTCTCGTCGCACGTGCCCGTGTACAAGCAAATAAAGGAAAAATTGAAACTTCTCCTGCTCAGCGGAGAGCTGAAGCCCGGAGATTTCGTTCCCTCGATCAGGACGCTCGCGAACGATCTTGGTGTGAACGTCAACACCGTCGCGAGGGCTTACAGAGAACTCGTGGCGGAAGGCGTGCTCGAGCCTGTCCGTGGTGAAGGATACGTTGTGAAGCGGCTGAACTTGAACGAACTGGTGGAGTCGACGCTCGATAGGTTTCGTAGCACCGTCGAAGAATGCAAAAGGGTTGGGATCGAACCCGAACGACTCATAATCTTGCTCGAAGAAGTTTACGGGAGGCGGGACGATGGTTCTCAGTGTGAAAGGACTGGTGAAGAGTTATAG
- a CDS encoding ABC transporter ATP-binding protein, which translates to MVLSVKGLVKSYRKRRAVDDVSFQVGKGQIFALLGPNGAGKTTTIKCILGLRKPDAGEISIEGSYSYLPEQKELYRYMTVEKMVRISESISRSFDARKAFDLLEEFQIPLKEKIANLSHGMNTLTYLSLILAEDVDLYLMDEPTWGLDPLMRSKVIEMIRKLPQDGKSVLYTSHILSEVEKVADVIAIMVKGRIVEMDSLDNLKEKYVACVVPKGQKIDGYLYRSMESEDVYVVQRDKAAGQVQPADFEMIFEALARGVKR; encoded by the coding sequence ATGGTTCTCAGTGTGAAAGGACTGGTGAAGAGTTATAGGAAAAGGCGTGCGGTCGATGATGTTTCTTTCCAAGTTGGAAAGGGACAGATCTTTGCCCTGCTCGGACCGAACGGCGCGGGAAAAACAACGACGATCAAGTGCATCCTTGGACTCAGGAAGCCGGACGCTGGTGAGATCTCGATCGAAGGGTCCTATTCGTACCTGCCAGAGCAGAAAGAACTCTACAGATACATGACGGTAGAAAAGATGGTGCGAATCAGTGAAAGCATCAGCCGCAGTTTCGATGCGAGGAAGGCCTTCGATTTGCTCGAAGAGTTTCAAATACCTCTCAAAGAGAAGATTGCGAACCTCTCGCACGGAATGAACACGCTGACGTACCTTTCTCTGATCCTCGCAGAAGACGTGGATCTGTACCTGATGGACGAACCCACCTGGGGACTGGATCCGTTGATGCGCAGCAAGGTGATCGAAATGATCAGAAAACTACCTCAGGATGGAAAGTCCGTGCTCTACACGAGCCACATTCTCTCCGAAGTCGAAAAGGTGGCGGACGTGATCGCGATCATGGTGAAGGGAAGGATCGTCGAAATGGACAGCCTGGACAATTTGAAAGAGAAATACGTTGCGTGCGTCGTACCCAAAGGTCAGAAGATCGATGGATACCTCTATCGGTCGATGGAGAGCGAGGATGTCTACGTCGTACAGAGAGATAAGGCAGCTGGACAGGTTCAACCGGCGGATTTTGAAATGATCTTCGAAGCCTTGGCGAGAGGAGTGAAAAGATGA
- a CDS encoding ABC transporter permease encodes MIRKELADMRLRSIVIFCLGVGLFFTVAPLHRFALEMLNEYTQLENMPKFLERLLPKTFIERLSEWSFFIYTQWFGKNLGQFVPILATIMAFPLFARETENGTMEFLLARNSREKVFWSKTCVASLVLIAQMFVFSLLPGIYSWLASKDFKYEYLAAYTVHTIVGSLFWFMLTMMFSVVYDDQVKPILTTVGILASTTVVGIFKPLRFMNTYTYILGGKILSTGRMDVPYTLGLLVLIVLLLICSYVLFLKKEF; translated from the coding sequence ATGATCCGCAAAGAGTTGGCAGACATGAGACTGAGATCGATCGTCATCTTCTGTCTGGGTGTGGGGCTCTTCTTCACGGTGGCACCGCTGCACAGATTCGCTCTGGAAATGTTGAACGAGTACACACAGCTGGAGAACATGCCAAAATTCCTTGAAAGACTGCTTCCAAAAACTTTCATAGAAAGACTATCTGAGTGGAGTTTCTTCATCTACACGCAGTGGTTCGGGAAAAATCTTGGTCAGTTCGTGCCCATACTCGCCACGATCATGGCGTTTCCGCTGTTCGCCAGGGAGACGGAGAACGGTACCATGGAGTTCCTCTTGGCCAGAAACAGCAGAGAAAAGGTTTTCTGGTCGAAAACTTGCGTTGCCAGCCTGGTTCTGATCGCTCAGATGTTCGTGTTCTCGTTGTTGCCAGGTATCTACTCCTGGCTCGCTTCGAAAGATTTCAAGTACGAATACCTCGCGGCGTACACCGTTCACACGATCGTAGGTTCGCTCTTCTGGTTCATGCTCACGATGATGTTCTCCGTGGTGTACGATGATCAGGTCAAACCCATTCTGACCACTGTCGGAATTCTCGCGAGCACCACCGTGGTCGGGATCTTCAAACCGCTGAGATTCATGAACACTTACACCTACATACTCGGTGGGAAGATACTCTCCACGGGGCGTATGGACGTTCCCTACACGCTTGGATTGCTTGTCCTGATCGTTCTCCTGCTGATCTGTAGTTATGTGCTGTTTCTGAAAAAAGAATTCTGA
- a CDS encoding YbjQ family protein encodes MLLTTTERLEGYEIVETLGMVMGNVVYSKHLGKDIAAAFKTLAGGEIKSYTELLTEARNIALQRMIAEAEKLGADAVVGVRFSSASIMQSAAEVLAYGTAVKLKKV; translated from the coding sequence ATGCTGCTGACCACAACGGAGAGGCTCGAAGGTTACGAGATCGTCGAAACGCTCGGTATGGTGATGGGTAACGTGGTCTATTCCAAACACCTCGGCAAAGACATCGCCGCTGCGTTCAAAACGCTGGCTGGTGGGGAGATCAAATCCTACACGGAGTTGCTGACCGAGGCGAGGAACATAGCACTTCAAAGGATGATCGCCGAAGCTGAAAAGCTCGGCGCGGATGCGGTCGTCGGTGTCAGGTTCAGTAGCGCGTCGATCATGCAGTCGGCAGCCGAGGTGCTCGCCTACGGAACGGCCGTCAAACTGAAGAAAGTCTGA
- the lysA gene encoding diaminopimelate decarboxylase: MVDPSVLLSAAEAFGTPFYFYDLDFIRGRVRMLYDFFNRFDFQLAYAVKANFNIDILSMLNELGTMVDVVSFGEYERVREAGFTPDRIVVNGNCKSVGELKHYVDDGVFCINLDSLEELLRLQSVADKPVRVAIRVNPNVDPKTHHHIATGLKENKFGVDYETAETMVKIISKSKFIQLVGLHCHIGSQIVEVGPYREAFESMKSFASKLDLDLELVNLGGGWGIDYGDGRQLDLEEYRRTIFPILESFNCKILLELGRWIVGPAGYLVSKVEYVKRTKNKTFVVIDAGMSHLIRPALYGARHRIEPLYSSNGRPTIVADVVGPVCESADTFAKGLSLPRPEEGEYVVIRDVGAYGYAMSSHYNLLRKAPEILYCSESGFRLSSV; the protein is encoded by the coding sequence GTGGTTGATCCTTCCGTTCTGCTTTCCGCCGCCGAGGCCTTCGGCACACCCTTCTATTTTTACGATCTGGATTTCATCCGCGGCAGGGTCAGAATGCTTTACGATTTCTTCAATCGGTTTGACTTTCAACTGGCCTACGCGGTGAAGGCCAACTTCAACATCGACATCCTTTCCATGCTCAACGAACTTGGCACCATGGTCGATGTGGTTTCTTTCGGTGAGTACGAACGCGTCAGAGAGGCAGGTTTCACACCGGATCGGATCGTTGTGAACGGAAACTGCAAGAGCGTGGGCGAGTTGAAGCACTACGTTGACGATGGGGTGTTCTGCATCAACCTCGACAGCCTCGAAGAGTTGCTCAGACTCCAGTCCGTGGCGGACAAACCCGTGAGGGTTGCGATCAGGGTCAATCCGAACGTGGACCCGAAGACGCACCACCACATCGCCACGGGTTTGAAGGAGAACAAGTTCGGCGTCGATTACGAGACCGCGGAAACGATGGTGAAGATCATTTCAAAGAGCAAGTTCATCCAACTTGTGGGCTTGCACTGTCACATAGGTTCTCAGATCGTGGAAGTTGGTCCTTACAGAGAGGCGTTCGAATCGATGAAATCTTTCGCCTCAAAATTGGATCTGGATCTGGAACTTGTGAACCTCGGCGGAGGCTGGGGTATCGATTACGGTGACGGAAGACAGCTCGATCTGGAAGAGTACAGAAGGACCATTTTCCCTATCCTCGAAAGCTTCAACTGCAAGATACTTTTAGAACTCGGCAGGTGGATCGTGGGACCCGCGGGTTATCTGGTTTCAAAAGTCGAGTACGTGAAGAGGACGAAGAACAAAACCTTCGTCGTGATCGACGCGGGAATGTCACACTTGATAAGACCAGCGCTCTACGGCGCGCGGCACAGGATAGAACCTCTTTATTCCTCGAACGGCAGGCCCACCATCGTCGCGGACGTCGTCGGTCCAGTTTGTGAGAGTGCGGACACTTTCGCGAAGGGCCTCTCACTCCCACGACCAGAAGAGGGTGAATACGTGGTCATAAGGGACGTGGGTGCGTACGGTTATGCGATGTCTTCACACTACAATCTTTTGAGAAAGGCCCCGGAAATTCTGTACTGCAGCGAATCTGGTTTCAGACTTTCTTCAGTTTGA
- a CDS encoding ATP-binding cassette domain-containing protein, which yields MIELQKVTVIYNKGTLDEKIALRDIDLFVEEGQFVVIVGANGAGKSTLMKVIVGEVKPTFGVCRIMGQVLKEEKIFKCGSIVCQDPNLGIFPNLSIEENLMLARKKGFRGLTFGRVDIRALELLRSCELGLEENLKKKASKLSGGQKQALAMVMAVSSNPKLLLLDEHTASLDPKSTEKIMELTDRINKTLGTTILMITHDMNIAEQYGDTVIVMEDGRIVARIDKSKQKVQASQLKSMIKSKLTATT from the coding sequence ATGATAGAGCTCCAGAAAGTCACAGTCATTTACAACAAAGGTACGCTCGACGAGAAAATCGCGTTGAGGGACATCGATCTGTTCGTTGAGGAAGGTCAGTTTGTTGTCATCGTGGGGGCCAACGGGGCGGGAAAGAGCACGCTGATGAAAGTCATCGTGGGTGAGGTGAAACCGACCTTCGGGGTCTGTCGAATCATGGGTCAGGTGTTGAAGGAAGAGAAGATCTTCAAATGTGGCAGCATCGTCTGCCAGGATCCAAACCTCGGTATCTTCCCAAATCTAAGCATCGAAGAGAACCTCATGCTCGCGAGGAAAAAGGGTTTCAGAGGTCTCACCTTCGGCCGTGTCGATATCAGAGCGTTGGAGCTGCTCAGATCCTGTGAGCTCGGGCTTGAGGAGAACCTGAAGAAGAAAGCGTCGAAGCTTTCAGGAGGGCAGAAACAAGCACTCGCCATGGTCATGGCGGTCTCTTCGAATCCGAAGCTCCTGCTACTGGACGAACACACGGCTTCGCTGGATCCGAAGAGCACCGAAAAGATCATGGAATTGACCGACAGGATAAACAAAACCTTGGGCACCACGATCTTGATGATCACGCACGACATGAACATCGCCGAGCAGTACGGTGATACCGTGATCGTCATGGAAGATGGGAGGATCGTGGCGCGTATCGACAAATCGAAACAAAAAGTCCAAGCGAGCCAGCTCAAATCGATGATAAAATCCAAATTAACAGCGACAACCTGA
- a CDS encoding ABC transporter permease, translating to MIAILEQGLLLALAAMGVYISFRVVDLPDLTPDGSYIVGAAVVAALLRSGHGWVSSVFLAALAASAAGFITALISTRFKIHTLLASIMVMTGLYSVAIRIMNSPNLPIPRFSTEKVLSYEQIVGKTPLDDILGGSGSFQYEKEGVRAAIVPFNNRADGHDLFIIAMFVVVIGFLLWLFLRTELGTMLRGYGRNRFAVKVLGVNPNFFALMGLTVANFLVGLSGALFSMYSGFADVNMGAGMVVVCLASVILGEIIFGSREFAYGLLFPVVGAVVYQILLSLAMKYGYRIGFRPSDMKLLTAMFVVSVIAARRFKKSEVTV from the coding sequence ATGATAGCGATCCTCGAGCAAGGCTTGTTGCTCGCTCTGGCCGCCATGGGTGTTTACATATCGTTCCGCGTTGTGGATCTTCCCGATCTGACGCCCGACGGCTCCTACATCGTTGGTGCGGCCGTCGTGGCGGCCCTTCTTCGCTCCGGCCATGGGTGGGTCAGTTCGGTTTTTCTGGCTGCGCTTGCCGCCAGCGCAGCCGGATTCATCACCGCGCTGATAAGCACACGCTTCAAGATCCACACGCTCCTCGCATCGATCATGGTCATGACGGGTCTTTACTCGGTTGCCATACGCATCATGAATTCACCGAATCTGCCGATCCCACGCTTCAGCACCGAAAAGGTGCTCTCTTACGAACAGATCGTGGGAAAAACTCCTCTGGACGACATCCTCGGAGGTTCTGGAAGTTTTCAGTACGAAAAGGAAGGCGTGAGGGCTGCGATCGTGCCGTTCAACAACAGGGCCGATGGGCATGACCTGTTCATCATCGCGATGTTCGTAGTGGTCATCGGGTTCCTTCTCTGGTTGTTCCTCCGTACCGAACTCGGTACCATGCTCAGAGGTTACGGTCGCAACAGGTTCGCTGTGAAGGTACTGGGTGTGAATCCTAACTTCTTTGCGTTGATGGGACTCACGGTTGCGAACTTTTTGGTGGGCCTGTCTGGTGCACTGTTCAGCATGTACAGTGGTTTTGCTGATGTGAACATGGGCGCGGGCATGGTCGTGGTGTGCCTGGCATCGGTGATACTCGGGGAGATCATCTTTGGTTCGAGAGAATTCGCTTATGGACTGCTATTTCCGGTCGTGGGTGCCGTGGTCTATCAAATTCTGTTGTCGCTCGCGATGAAGTACGGCTATCGCATCGGTTTCAGACCGAGCGACATGAAACTGCTCACCGCGATGTTCGTTGTCAGCGTGATAGCCGCAAGAAGGTTCAAAAAGAGCGAGGTGACCGTATGA